A DNA window from Archocentrus centrarchus isolate MPI-CPG fArcCen1 chromosome 15, fArcCen1, whole genome shotgun sequence contains the following coding sequences:
- the LOC115793140 gene encoding delta-1-pyrroline-5-carboxylate synthase-like — MFARLASFPRLPSKIRQSNVSPVSIRAFSQAKFSLPRSHGKSFAHRSELKQAKRIVVKLGSAVVTRGDECGLALGRLASIVEQVAMLQNQGREMMIVTSGAVAFGKQRLRHEILLSQSVRQALHSGQNQLKDMSVPVLEARACAAAGQSGLMALYEAMFTQYSICTAQILVTNLDFHDEQKRRNLNSTLHELLRMNIVPIINTNDAVVPPPVPNSDLQGVNVISIKDNDSLAARLAVEMKVDLLIALSDVQGLYDSPPGTDDAKLIDIFYPGDQQSITFGTKSRVGIGGMEAKVKAALWALQGGTSVVIANGTDPKVTGHVITDIVEGKKVGTFFSEVKPAGPTVEQQTDMARHAGRTLASLLPEQRGEIICCLAELLTEKKEEILNANKKDMELASTLGRLSQPLINRLSLSTAKLNSLAIGLRQLAVSSRNSVGRVLRRTRVANNLELEQITVPIGVLLVIFESRPDCLPQVSALAIASGNALLLKGGKEASNTNKILHQLTQEALSIHGVADAIQLVSTREEVEDLCRLDKLIDLIIPRGSSQLVRGIQKAAKGIPVLGHSEGICHVYIDSDASIDKAIDIIKDSKCDYPAACNAMETLLIHRDLLRTPMFDQIIDMLRTEEVKIHAGPRFASYLTFSPSEVKSLRTEYGDLECCIEVVDSMQDAVDHIHKYGSSHTDVVVTENEETAEQFLQQVDSACVFWNASSRFADGYRFGLGAEVGISTARIHARGPVGLEGLLTTKWVLRGEGHAVADFSEQGSMKYLHENIPVPQGSFN; from the exons ATGTTTGCCAGGCTGGCTTCTTTCCCTCGCCTGCCATCCAAAATAAGGCAGTCAAATGTCAGTCCAGTCTCCATCAGAGCCTTTTCCCAGGCTAAAT TTTCGCTCCCTCGCTCTCATGGGAAATCCTTTGCACACCGCAGCGAGTTGAAGCAGGCTAAGCGCATTGTAGTGAAACTTGGGAGCGCTGTGGTGACGCGTGGAGATGAGTGCGGTCTGGCACTTGGACGTCTGGCCTCAATAGTAGAGCAG GTGGCCATGCTGCAGAATCAAGGTAGGGAGATGATGATTGTCACAAGCGGTGCTGTGGCGTTTGGGAAGCAGCGGCTGAGACATGAGATACTGCTGTCTCAGAGCGTCAGACAAGCCTTACATTCTGGACAGAACCAACTCAAAGACATG TCAGTCCCAGTTCTGGAAGCAAGGGCGTGCGCTGCTGCTGGGCAGAGTGGTCTGATGGCGCTGTACGAAGCTATGTTCACCCAGTACAGCATCTGTACTGCGCAA ATTCTGGTCACTAATCTGGACTTTCACGATGAGCAGAAGCGCCGGAACCTAAACAGCACGCTACACGAACTGCTGCGTATGAATATCGTCCCGATAATTAACACCAATGATGCTGTTGTTCCACCCCCTGTTCCCAACAGTGACCTACAGGGAGTAAAT gtaaTAAGCATCAAAGATAATGATAGCTTAGCTGCACGGCTGGCTGTTGAAATGAAAGTAGACCTACTTATTGCCCTCTCTGATGTTCAAG GATTATATGACAGCCCCCCAGGAACAGATGATGCCAAGCTCATTGATATATTCTATCCTGGAGACCAACAATCAATCACATTTGGCACTAAATCCAGAGTTGGTATTGGCGGCATGGAGGCAAAG GTGAAAGCAGCCCTCTGGGCACTGCAGGGTGGCACCTCTGTCGTCATTGCCAACGGCACAGATCCTAAAGTCACCGGTCACGTCATTACAGACATTGTGGAAGGGAAGAAAGTTGGCACCTTCTTCTCTGAAGTGAAACCTGCAG GCCCAACTGTGGAGCAGCAGACAGACATGGCCCGACATGCAGGCAGGACTCTGGCCTCCCTGCTCCCTGAACAG AGAGGGGAGATCATCTGCTGTCTTGCTGAGTTGCTtacagagaagaaagaagaaattcTTAATGCCAACAAGAAAGACATGGAGCTAGCATCAACATTAG GTCGTCTGTCCCAGCCTCTGATCAATCGCCTGAGTCTGTCAACTGCCAAGCTGAACAGTCTTGCCATTGGGCTGCGTCAGCTTGCTGTTTCCTCCAGGAATAGCGTTGGTCGGGTACTGAGGAGGACTAGAGTGGCCAATAACCTAGAGCTGGAACAGATCACTGTCCCCATAGGTGTCCTGCTGGTCATCTTTGAGTCACGCCCTGATTGTCTCCCACAG GTGTCAGCACTAGCAATTGCCAGTGGAAATGCTTTGCTCCTGAAGGGTGGCAAAGAAGCCTCCAACACCAACAAAATTCTCCATCAACTCACTCAAGAAGCCCTTTCAATTCATGGTGTAGCAGATGCCATTCAGCTG GTGAGCACACGTGAGGAAGTTGAGGATCTGTGCAGACTAGACAAGTTGATCGACCTGATCATTCCGAGGGGCTCGTCCCAGCTAGTCCGGGGCATCCAGAAGGCAGCGAAGGGCATTCCTGTTTTGGGCCACAGTGAGGGCATCTGTCATGTCTACATAGACAGCGATGCCAGCATTGACAAAGCCATCGATATTA TCAAAGACTCCAAATGTGACTACCCTGCTGCCTGCAATGCCATGGAGACTCTTCTTATTCACAGAGATTTGCTGCGTACGCCTATGTTTGACCAGATCATTGACATGCTGAGAACAGAAGAA GTAAAGATTCATGCTGGCCCCCGGTTTGCATCCTATTTAACTTTCAGCCCATCTGAGGTGAAGTCACTGAGGACAGAGTATGGGGACCTGGAATGCTGCATTGAGGTTGTTGACAGCATGCAGGATGCTGTGGACCACATCCACAAATACGGCAGCTCCCACACTGATGTCGTTGTTACAGAGAATGAAGAAACAGCCGAACAGTTTCTGCAGCAGGTGGACAGCGCCTGCGTATTCTGGAACGCCAGCTCGCGCTTTGCTGATGGCTACCGCTTTGGCCTTG GAGCTGAGGTTGGCATCAGTACAGCACGGATACATGCCAGAGGACCTGTAGGTTTGGAGGGACTTTTGACCACCAAATGGGTCCTTCGAGGGGAGGGACACGCTGTGGCTGACTTCTCTGAGCAAGGCAGCATGAAATACCTTCATGAAAACATTCCTGTGCCCCAGGGGAGTTTTAATTAG
- the LOC115793141 gene encoding hyaluronan-binding protein 2, with protein sequence MNLKLLFFCVFLAVLLTPAELKHKKDKHQESSRHGTGKHEKKKHRGRFEDIREDFFFRVSDDEDDDDDHRNSDWLLEIQALDGRCTPNPCLNNGVCKEKGRRHFKCDCPKPFKGKKCERGPAICKRGGCGHGECVLTSTPPYYQCKCKEPFQPPDCRTVSLCQPNPCRNGGTCNRDGNDFDCHCPEGFRGRFCHVGPNDCYVDDGESYRGNVSETDDGDECLYWNSHFILASGVNPFTSFEDSDGLGPHNFCRNPDGEPKPWCFFRRGRILMWDYCDVRKCPKPTSKTPTEVVPTHPQPPQPGPTHPQPPQPEPTKPQPPQPEPTKPQPPQPEPTKPQPPQPQPTKPQPPQPEPTKPQPPQPEPTKPQPPQPGPTKPQPTAKLPTPAIPPPGKPTEAPKPSAPSLTLAPLPTQFATCGIPQPKKALTRIFGGLKVSPGAIPWQVSVQVKPKGSSLPFNHVCGGILIASCWVLTAGHCIEPNKDMQVLAGSLSLSKPDLGAQIIPVQKATKHANYRETSAAVYNDIGLLKLSGNPGFCANETQFVKTACLPNAQLPDGTECKISGWGATEQSNLGSNHLLEANVLLINQEKCSEPVVYGNILGNSMFCAGYLEGGVDSCQGDSGGPLTCVQNNANVVYGVVSWGDQCGKKNKPGVYTQVTHFLDWIRANTEGAISSATPISH encoded by the exons ATGAACCTGAAGCTCCTCTTCTTTTGTGTCTTCTTAGCGGTGCTCCTCACACCTGCTGAA ttgaaacataaaaaagacaaacatcagGAATCTTCACGTCATGGAACCGGCAAACacgagaagaagaaacacagagGTCGGTTTGAGGATATACGTGAGG ACTTCTTCTTTAGGGTCTcggatgatgaggatgatgatgatgaccacCGTAATTCAGACTGGCTTTTGGAAATTCAGGCCTTAGACG GCCGGTGTACCCCAAATCCTTGCCTTAACAACGGTGTGTGTAAGGAGAAAGGCAGGAGGCACTTCAAATGTGACTGTCCCAAACCTttcaagggaaaaaaatgcgAGCGag GTCCAGCAATTTGTAAAAGAGGTGGATGTGGGCATGGTGAATGTGTGCTGACTTCAACTCCTCCATACTACCAGTGCAAATGCAAGGAACCCTTTCAGCCTCCAGACTGCAGAACTG tttcactgtgTCAGCCTAATCCATGTAGAAATGGTGGCACATGCAACAGGGATGGAAATGACTTTGACTGCCACTGCCCTGAAGGGTTCAGAGGACGTTTCTGCCATGTTG GTCCAAACGACTGTTATGTGGATGATGGAGAATCATATCGGGGGAATGTGAGTGAGACAGATGATGGTGATGAGTGCCTCTACTGGAACTCACACTTCATCCTGGCAAGCGGTGTTAATCCCTTCACCTCCTTTGAGGACTCGGACGGTCTCGGTCCTCACAACTTCTGCAG AAACCCGGATGGAGAGCCAAAGCCCTGGTGTTTTTTTAGAAGAGGCCGCATCTTAATGTGGGATTACTGTGATGTGAGAAAATGTCCTAAACCGACAA gtaAGACGCCAACTGAGGTTGTCCCTACGCATCCTCAACCACCGCAGCCTGGACCGACACACCCTCAACCACCACAGCCTGAACCCACAAAGCCTCAACCACCGCAGCCTGAACCCACAAAGCCTCAACCACCGCAGCCTGAACCCACAAAGCCTCAACCACCGCAGCCTCAACCCACAAAGCCTCAACCACCGCAGCCTGAACCCACAAAGCCTCAACCACCGCAGCCTGAACCCACAAAGCCTCAACCACCGCAGCCTGGACCCACAAAGCCTCAACCAACTGCTAAGTTGCCAACACCTGCCATACCACCACCTGGGAAGCCCACCGAGGCACCAAAGCCTTCTGCACCATCTCTCACCCTCGCTCCTTTACCAACACAATTTGCCACCTGTGGTATACCTCAGCCAAAAAAGGCTCTTACCCGAATCTTTGGGGGTCTGAAAGTCAGTCCAGGGGCTATACCCTGGCAGGTTTCTGTGCAAGTGAAGCCAAAGGGCTCCTCTCTCCCATTTAATCATGTCTGTGGAGGAATTCTCATTGCAAGTTGCTGGGTGCTGACAGCTGGACACTGCAT tGAGCCAAACAAGGACATGCAGGTGCTTGCGGGAAGTCTGTCACTGAGTAAGCCAGACCTCGGAGCTCAAATCATACCAGTTCAAAAGGCTACTaaacatgcaaactacagggaGACGTCTGCAGCTGTTTACAATGACATAG GCTTGTTGAAGCTGAGTGGGAATCCTGGATTTTGTGCCAATGAGACCCAGTTTGTGAAGACAGCCTGTCTACCAAATGCGCAACTACCTGATGGGACAGAGTGCAAAATTTCTGGATGGGGTGCTACTGAGCAAT CTAATCTTGGTTCCAACCACCTGCTGGAGGCCAATGTCCTGCTGATCAACCAGGAAAAGTGCTCCGAACCTGTTGTTTATGGGAATATCCTGGGCAATTCCATGTTCTGTGCTGGCTACCTGGAAGGAGGGGTGGATTCCTGCCAG ggGGACTCTGGAGGACCACTGACGTGTGTGCAGAACAACGCTAATGTTGTTTATGGTGTGGTGAGTTGGGGAGACCAGTGTGGGAAGAAGAACAAGCCTGGGGTCTACACACAGGTCACTCATTTCCTGGACTGGATCAGGGCAAATACTGAAGGAGCAATTTCATCAGCAACCCCTATTTCTCATTAG
- the LOC115793602 gene encoding probable E3 ubiquitin-protein ligase TRIML1 yields MFSNNTQFQSKPEEGQAQSGGEETLEKHQECLRKQREAVKYRLKKLAARQSEITKKSSMIREGIIQKYQEIQAVLDEDLRTTLSHLEMEERAAVSALDGLMERNCSLIQEIEQDLARLTLALDQTDTEADTMSFFSYPDQEDMETANRVIDLLNQTDPSSVSLDEARAEQILNLTNNMLLLICSQTPIIKKLNKSYSSEVRLDPETAHPKLIISPQGDSATYTDTWQQLPDLPGRFDTTLNVISLQAFSFGRHYWELDVTGKTYWELGVTYPTIPRKGTTEACWLGRGAESWCVEFFDGEYTAWHGGVPHQLPFTKRFCRIGVLCSFPVGLVMFLEVDKMTPLFSFCAGRFSDCLHLALCPGHDHNGNNANPIVICNPSSANCDL; encoded by the exons GAGACATTGGAAAAGCACCAAGAGTGTCTAAGGAAGCAGAGAGAAGCAGTGAAATATAGACTGAAGAAACTGGCTGCACGGCAGTCAGAAATCACA AAAAAGTCCTCAATGATAAGGGAGGGTATCATACAGAAATATCAGGAAATCCAGGCTGTCCTGGATGAGGACCTGAGGACCACCCTATCCCACCTGGAGATGGAGGAGCGGGCTGCTGTCTCTGCCTTGGATGGGCTCATGGAGAGGAACTGTTCTCTAATCCAGGAGATAGAGCAGGACCTGGCTAGACTCACTCTGGCACTGGACCAAACGGACACAGAAGCTGATACAATG TCATTCTTTTCATACCCTGACCAGGAAGACATGGAAACAGCAAACAG AGTGATAGATCTGCTAAACCAAACAGACCCAAGCAGTGTGAGCCTGGATGAAGCTAGAGCTGAGCAGATCCTCAACCTCACCAACAACATGCTTCTGCTAATCTGCTCCCAGACCCCGATAATCAAGAAGCTCAACAAGAGCT ATTCCAGCGAGGTGCGCCTGGATCCGGAAACAGCCCACCCAAAGCTGATCATCTCTCCCCAAGGTGATAGTGCCACATACACGGACACCTGGCAGCAACTTCCTGACTTACCTGGACGCTTTGACACCACCCTCAATGTCATCAGTTTGCAAGCCTTCAGCTTTGGTCGCCATTACTGGGAACTCGATGTAACTGGGAAGACTTACTGGGAGCTTGGTGTTACCTACCCCACCATTCCCCGCAAGGGCACAACTGAGGCCTGCTGGCTCGGCCGCGGGGCTGAGTCCTGGTGTGTGGAGTTTTTTGATGGCGAGTATACAGCCTGGCACGGAGGGGTTCCGCATCAGCTGCCTTTCACAAAGCGTTTCTGTCGGATTGGTGTTTTGTGTAGTTTTCCTGTAGGGCTGGTGATGTTTCTTGAGGTGGACAAAATGACAcccctgttttccttctgtgcGGGAAGGTTCTCAGACTGCCTCCACTTGGCCCTGTGCCCTGGTCACGACCACAATGGCAACAATGCAAACCCTATTGTAATCTGTAACCCTTCATCTGCCAACTGTGATCTCTGA
- the LOC115793142 gene encoding LOW QUALITY PROTEIN: E3 ubiquitin/ISG15 ligase TRIM25 (The sequence of the model RefSeq protein was modified relative to this genomic sequence to represent the inferred CDS: substituted 3 bases at 3 genomic stop codons) — MGTVEETLKCPVCQDFLIDPVTLQCGHDFCLTCIQAVWETDVSDAGPFFCPECQIFLPSDLTLEINADLQTKVKDFTSNRLPAAELQATSSETKSSTIPCDHCIEMPSVAIRTCLTCDASLCEAHALLHQQRSALREHTVVEVTSDPLSLKCREHRDELKLFCMEEKVPVCCLCVLVGTHKHHKAAQLHEASADFKSMLETTMNQLLKRRSEAEHAIKDLESLYTQTVVQSTQNHPFKXRVFLLTISSCXYNNAFISXKSAAEFRERISDKYSRIHVVLNGDERLMMQIIDAEETYMTEWLEAQRAIVEAQIKDIDTFRASSKSLLQETNDLRFLQQITSQNLCDPLDLTPMQEVSRDLCDPEKMRTIERLVDDLSVALSQHFPRMWSYLSSPVLDFKTAHPKLELSQDRKQVFWKRQPFGEGPSPQPYDTQYSVLAQDSFTNGQHYWEVIVQDKPFWMIGVTTRSDDNKSSLSQSSSSLGVNNTSWCIYHGDGQYLACHDTQEKQLSVAKRVRKLGILVNLQKGELSFYDADAMMLLHSFCVCCTEPLYPIFNPCIDMNGVNTQPLTLFWIKDHWDWHTHKEKSELTGNI; from the exons ATGGGGACTGTGGAGGAAACTTTGAAGTGTCCTGTGTGCCAGGATTTCTTAATAGATCCTGTGACGCTCCAGTGCGGACATGACTTCTGCCTCACCTGTATCCAGGCTGTCTGGGAAACCGATGTGTCTGATGCGGGTCCTTTCTTCTGTCCAGAGTGTCAGATATTTCTCCCCTCTGACCTCACCCTGGAGATAAATGCTGACCTTCAGACCAAAGTAAAGGACTTCACCTCAAACAGGCtgccagcagcagagctacaagCAACAAGTAGTGAAACCAAATCATCAACTATTCCGTGTGACCACTGCATAGAGATGCCATCAGTAGCCATAAGGACCTGTCTGACCTGTGATGCATCCCTGTGCGAGGCTCACGCCCTGCTGCACCAACAGAGGTCTGCTCTGAGAGAGCACACAGTGGTGGAGGTGACCAGCGATCCGCTGTCTCTGAAGTGCAGGGAGCACCGTGATGAGCTTAAGCTCTTCTGCATGGAGGAAAAGGTACCcgtgtgctgtttgtgtgtcctgGTTGGGACGCACAAACATCACAAAGCCGCTCAACTGCATGAAGCCAGTGCAGACTTCAAG AGTATGCTGGAGACCACGATGAATCAGCTGCTGAAGAGGAGAAGTGAAGCAGAACATGCCATCAAGGACTTGGAGTCACTGTATACACAAACAGTGGTACAATCAACACAAAATCACCCTTTTAAATAGCGTGTTTTTTTATTGACAATCTCTTCTTGTTAATATAACAATGCATTTATCTCATAGAAGTCTGCTGCAGAGTTTAGAGAGAGAATCTCAGACAAGTACAGCAGAATCCATGTCGTGCTGAACGGCGATGAGCGTCTGATGATGCAGATTATAGATGCAGAGGAGACATACATGACAGAGTGGCTGGAGGCCCAGAGGGCCATTGTAGAGGCTCAGATCAAAGACATAGACACATTCAGAGCCTCGAGTAAATCTCTTCTCCAGGAAACAAATGATCTGCGATTCCTGCAG CAAATCACCTCACAGAATCTTTG TGATCCCTTGGATTTGACTCCAATGCAAGAAGTTAGCAGGGATCTGTGTGACCCTGAGAAGATGAGAACAATAGAGAGGCTGGTGGATGACCTTTCGGTAGCTCTGTCCCAACATTTTCCACGAATGTGGTCAT ACTTAAGCTCTCCTGTTCTAGACTTCAAAACAGCCCATCCAAAGCTGGAATTATCCCAAGACAGAAAACAAGTGTTCTGGAAACGCCAGCCTTTTGGTGAAGGACCGAGCCCTCAGCCATATGACACACAGTATAGCGTCCTTGCTCAGGACAGTTTTACCAATGGCCAGCACTACTGGGAGGTCATTGTCCAAGACAAGCCCTTCTGGATGATAGGTGTGACCACAAGGTCAGATGATAATAAAAGCAGTTTAAGCCAGAGTTCTTCCAGCCTGGGTGTAAATAACACATCTTGGTGCATCTACCACGGGGACGGACAGTACCTGGCGTGTCATGATACTCAGGAAAAACAGCTGTCAGTTGCAAAGAGAGTCAGAAAGCTAGGTATACTGGTAAATCTCCAGAAGGGGGAGCTGTCATTCTACGATGCTGACGCTATGATGCTGCTtcactctttctgtgtgtgctgcACAGAGCCTCTCTATCCCATTTTTAACCCATGCATTGATATGAATGGAGTCAACACACAGCCTCTTACCTTGTTCTGGATAAAGGACCACTGGGATTGgcatacacacaaggaaaaaagTGAACTCACGGGAAATATTTAA